The Coraliomargarita sinensis genomic sequence AGCACGCGGTGTCGTACAATCGCTGACAAACTGGTGGTTTGCGCACAATGTGCTTGGGCTCTGGTTTACGCCCATGGCCCTGGCCACCGCTTATTACCTGATTCCCAAGGTTTTGGGACGTCCGATTTACTCTTACTATCTCTCGGTACTCGGCTTCTGGGCCCTGGCGATTTTCTACAACTGGGCCGGCGTGCACCACCTTATCGGGGGTCCGATCCCCGCCTGGCTGATCTCTGCCGGGGTGGTGGCTTCTGTCATGATGGTCATTCCGGTCATTGTGGTCGGCTTGAATCACCACATGACGGTGGTCGGCCTGCACCGGGAAGTCTGGCGCAGCCCAACCCTGCGTTTTACCGTATTCGGTGCGATTTCCTACACGCTTGTCAGTCTCATCGGTTCCGCGATGGCCCTTCGCTCGGTCAATGAGATTACCCACTTTACCCACTTTACCGTTGGTCACGCCCACCACGGTGTCTATGCCTTTTTCACCATGATCATGTTCGGCGGCGTTTACTACATGATGCCGAGGCTGCTCAAGCGCGAGTGGCCTTCCGCCGGATTGATTAAGATCCACTTTTGGGGCTGTGCCATTGGTATCACCGTGATGGTGGTGGCTCTGCAAGTGGGCGGATGGATCCAGGGTGTGGAGATGAATAATCCGGAAATTCCCTTCCTCGAAACCGTCCAAAACACCATTCCATGGTTAAAAGCGCGTTCCGTCTCCGGGATTTTCCTCACCGTCGGACACATCGCGTTTGCCGTGAATTTCTTCTGGATGCTCTTTGCCGCCGGCGCGGTTCGGGCGAAATCAGGCCCGACCTTGCTGACTAAGGAAGGAGGCGCAGCTTAATGAAAAACCTACCACTTCTTTTTTGCGGTATTTTCTTCGCTCTGGCTTTCTCTTACACGGGCCTGATTGTTTCAGGTAACATTCAACTGGGCGCTCTTGAGCCGAGTACGGAAACGCTGGTTCCCTCAGACTCCGAGGTGGATGAAAACGGGCAGCCTCTCATGGTCATGCCCGAGGGCGAAACACTTTATCCGCGTAAGCCATCGGGCCTCGCAGAACAGGGTAAGAAAGTTTACATCGAAATGGGCTGCATGTACTGCCATAGCCAACAGGTGCGGCGCCGGGGCTTTGGTGCGGACATTGACCGGGGCTGGGGGCCGCGTGCAACGGTAGCACGTGACTACGTACTTCAGGACCGTGTTTTGCTTGGCACTATCCGTACAGGCCCGGACCTCGCCCACCTTGGCGGACGTTACGCCGGTGAAGCCGGCCGTGACTGGAACCACCTCCACCTTTACAATCCACAAATTGTATCCGAGGGCTCGACCATGCCGCCGTTTGCCTTTCTCTACAAAAAACAAGAGATTGTGAATAAGCCTTCCGAGAAGGCCCTCGATTTTCCGCCGGATTCCGAGTACGCACCGGAACCCGGTTACGAGATCGTACCGACCCGTCGAGCGGAAGCTCTGGTCGAATACTTGCTAAGCTTGAAAATTGATTACAGTTTGCCCGAGGCAGTCATTCCTGAGTAATGAGCGAAGATAACAAAGAACCCACCCCCGCAAATCAGGGTAAGGAATCGCTGGAAAAAGCAGCGATGCAGGATGAGCAGATGCAGGACATTCATGCTCAGCTCATTCGCGAAAAGGAAGAGCCCAGTGAAGGTTTTAGCCCGATTCCGGTCTTTCTTGTCTTTGTCATTATGGTGTTGGGCTTTTGGGGCGGTATCTATCTAGTGACCTACAGTGGTGAGTTCAGTGCCAAGGCTTTCGATCCGGATTACAAAGTGGCTTCAACTGCTCCGGTCGTGAGAGAGATTCCTCTCCCCGAAATCGGCGCCAAGGTATACCGTAACCAGTGCGCCCAGTGTCACCAGGCTGATGGTAACGGATTGGCTGGAGTGTATCCGCCCCTGGGTGGTTCCAGCTGGGTGACAGGCCACCCCGAAGTGATGGCTCGCATTCTGATCAATGGCCTGAATGGTCCAATCGAAGTAGCGGGCAACACCTATAACGGCAACATGCCGGCCTTTGGTCCCAGCGGTCTTAATTTGAAGCCCAAGGAGATTGCCGGGGTGATTACTTATGTCCGCCAGGAATGGGGCAATGAAGCGTCCGAAATGTCGGTTGAGATGATCGAGTCCTATCTCGAAGCTTACGCCAGCCGCAGCACACCCTGGCAGGCCGCCGAGCTGCGTGAAGATCTCGGTCCGGTACCGGAGCCCGCTCCGGAAGCAGAGCCGGAGGAAGATACTGAGGGCGAGGCCGAAGCTGCTGCTGAGACTGAAGTGGCTCAAGCCGGATAGAGTATATCCCGCTCAGGCCCGCAAAAGCGTATGGGCTTCTCCACTCGGCTCGTTTGCGCTGCTGAAGAAAGAGGTGAATTCCTTTGATTTTCGGTACCGTCTGCCTATTTTGGTGTCAGGGCGTATGTATGAATGAGCTAGAGCGACTGGTCGAATTATCCGAGTTCAATCTGGACTACACCGCACTGGATTCTGAGCTGGATGATTTGACCGGTCTGGCGGCACAAATTTGCGGGGCCAGGATGTCGCTGGTTAATCTTATCGACCGTTACACGCAGTGGACGGTTTCCGGTTACGGTTCCGATATAGGACAAACCCGGCGTGAGGATTCCGCCTGCCAATATACCATCGAGAAAGACACGCCACTTGAACTGAAATCGCTTCGGGAGGACGCCCGTTTCAAGGATAAAGACTATGTCTGTAGCGGCCCCGAGCTGAACTATTATTACGGTGTGCCCCTGAAAACGAAAAAGGGAGCCAGAATCGGAGCACTCTGCGTCTTGGACAAGTTTGATCTGGAGTTGAACGATGAGCAGACGCAGTTACTTGAAAAAGTCTCACATATGGTTGTTCGCCGGCTGGAATCAATCAAACGCATCCATCTTTTGGAGGAACAGCTCAACGAGGCTGTAAAGTCCAAACGAAAAGTCGGCCATGATGTGCGCGGGCCGGTCGGAGGCATTCTCGGGCTGGTTGATCTGTTGAAAAACGACTTCAAGGAACGGGGCTTGTCCGAGTTCGATGAGATGCTGACGCTGATTGAAAACAGCGGTCAGGGTGTGTTGGAACTGGCAGACAGTATTTTGACCAAGGAAGGTCGTTCCACAACGGAATACACCTGTCAAATACTGGCGGAAAAGCTGGAGCAGCTCTATGCACCACAAGCTCTGTCTAAAAAGGTCAATCTAGCTGTTGAGGCGCACGACGAGTCGAAGAGTCCGGCTCATTTCCCGCCCAAAGCACTGCTGCAGATTGGTGGGAATTTGATCAACAATGCGATCAAATTTACTCCGGAAGGTGGCTCGGTTACAGTCCGAATCTCCATGAAAGAGGATGAAGATGCCGGTGCGGAGCATCTTATCATCGAAGTGGACGACAATGGTGTCGGCATGTCGGATGATAGGATCGCCGAGATCATGCAGGGGCGCGCGGAATCGGCTCTGGGCACGGTAGGCGAACGCGGTTTCGGCCTGGGCCTCCCTTTGGTTCGGCAATTGGTGGAAAAAGAGAAAGGGCACCTCGTTTTGAAGTCCAAAGAGGGAGAGGGCTGCCACTTCACCGTGCAAATGCCAATTTAGCTCTTTCTGTAAGCTCCGGCGCGGTGCGACGTATTTATTAGGGTAATTTATGGATATTATCACTACGCTCATTCAGGTCACCATCCCACTTGGTATTATAAATGTCTGGTTGCTGCGTCGAAGTCGGCCTACCGCCTACCGTGGTGGCGCGGCATCAAACCTAAAAGAGGAATTCAGGGCCTACGGTTTGCCGGAATGGGCCTACTACACAGTCGGATTTTTCAAATTGTCCGCTGCGGCGATGCTACTGGTCGGGTTTCTTATCCCGGCGTTGGTATTGCCCGGTGCGGCTCTGATGGCAGCGCTGATGCTCGGTGCGGTGGTGATGCATGCCAAAGTCAGTGACCCGGCGATTCGTTACCTACCCGCCTTGATTATGCTAGTTCTGTCCGCCTTGCTCATTGTTCTACAATAAGCGAGTCGCCAGCCACCCGCAGAGCATCATATAAGTCGCTGCGGGAAGGCATAAAAACCAGGCATCACCGATTTTTACGCGCACACCCAGACCGCATGCCATCTGCATGGCGAGACCCGCTGCGGCAATACCGCCCAGCGACGGAATCACTAACCCTGCAAGCAGGCCGCAAGCGGCCGCTACCTGCAAAACTCCTGTCAGTTTACGAAACCTGGACAGACCGTAGCGTTGAAACTCGGCCACCATATGCGGGCTGAACAAGCAGCTGAAGCCGTAGCCGAAAAACGAAACCGCACAAACCAGCAGTAGGAAATTCTGAGCGTTCATGATTGCTCCTTCAGGTATGCTTCGAAGCGTTCAATCAGTTCGTGGTGATGCTCCGGGTTGTGGAATGAGCCTGCAGCATGGGGCGAAGGTTCGCTCACACGTTCGGGTTTGGGGAAGTGATGTACCCGGCGTGTCCCGCCTGTTTCGTAACTGACCTGATGGCCGTCACCGTTGGGCTGTGCTTGTGCGAAGATTTTCTTTTTCGGCATACTAGAAGTTTTTACGCGGGTTGCACTGCGAGCTTTTCCAGAACCTTGGGAATTGCTTTTTTGAAACGGAAGAATCCCTTCGTTGCGTGCGGGAAAAGGGTCTGATCCCACCAATGACGGGCCGTGAAGAGCTCGATATTTTCGGCAGCCAGTTCTGCCTTGAGAAGTTTGAGAATTTCCGGCCAATGGCCGATGGTTGGTTCCGCGGTTATGATTCCATCCAGTTGTTCACGCTTGGCCCATTCAACAAGCTCGCGGGGAGTTTCAAAGGTGCCTGCACCGGTCGAATTGCCCAGGGCTTTACGCCTGAACTCGACCACTTCAGGGCATATATCGAGTGCCTCGTAGTGATCCGTGGGAAAATATTTTGCCATACTTGAGGGGGTATTCTGTTCCGGTAGCCATTCCGCTGCACTCAAGTCTTCCTCGGTCAACAGCAGGCCCAGTTTCAGGCCATCCTGCGGGTGCGTGAGATCGGGCAGGGACATTGGCTTGGGTGGAGGCGCTTCATCCAGTTCGAGCGCTTCCGTGCTCAGACTTTCTTCGACGCGGAAACGTCCGCTTGTGTATTTCCGGATGTTGTCGGGACGGGCGAGGTAGGTCTTGCCCCGTGTCTGCAGGCCAGCCACCCAGCGCCAGCTAAGTGTGTTTGACGCCGGGTCGCCGTCGAGGAGGTGGCGCAGAAACCAATCAGCTCCCAGTTGCCAGGGCAGTTTCAGAGTATGAATCCAGATACTGGCGTACCACATGCGCGCGTGATTGTGCAGGTAGTTGTGGTC encodes the following:
- a CDS encoding DoxX family protein; the protein is MNAQNFLLLVCAVSFFGYGFSCLFSPHMVAEFQRYGLSRFRKLTGVLQVAAACGLLAGLVIPSLGGIAAAGLAMQMACGLGVRVKIGDAWFLCLPAATYMMLCGWLATRLL
- a CDS encoding GAF domain-containing sensor histidine kinase, with translation MNELERLVELSEFNLDYTALDSELDDLTGLAAQICGARMSLVNLIDRYTQWTVSGYGSDIGQTRREDSACQYTIEKDTPLELKSLREDARFKDKDYVCSGPELNYYYGVPLKTKKGARIGALCVLDKFDLELNDEQTQLLEKVSHMVVRRLESIKRIHLLEEQLNEAVKSKRKVGHDVRGPVGGILGLVDLLKNDFKERGLSEFDEMLTLIENSGQGVLELADSILTKEGRSTTEYTCQILAEKLEQLYAPQALSKKVNLAVEAHDESKSPAHFPPKALLQIGGNLINNAIKFTPEGGSVTVRISMKEDEDAGAEHLIIEVDDNGVGMSDDRIAEIMQGRAESALGTVGERGFGLGLPLVRQLVEKEKGHLVLKSKEGEGCHFTVQMPI
- a CDS encoding c-type cytochrome; this translates as MSEDNKEPTPANQGKESLEKAAMQDEQMQDIHAQLIREKEEPSEGFSPIPVFLVFVIMVLGFWGGIYLVTYSGEFSAKAFDPDYKVASTAPVVREIPLPEIGAKVYRNQCAQCHQADGNGLAGVYPPLGGSSWVTGHPEVMARILINGLNGPIEVAGNTYNGNMPAFGPSGLNLKPKEIAGVITYVRQEWGNEASEMSVEMIESYLEAYASRSTPWQAAELREDLGPVPEPAPEAEPEEDTEGEAEAAAETEVAQAG
- a CDS encoding DoxX family protein, whose amino-acid sequence is MDIITTLIQVTIPLGIINVWLLRRSRPTAYRGGAASNLKEEFRAYGLPEWAYYTVGFFKLSAAAMLLVGFLIPALVLPGAALMAALMLGAVVMHAKVSDPAIRYLPALIMLVLSALLIVLQ
- a CDS encoding cbb3-type cytochrome c oxidase subunit I: MSNESQIFSPSTNPYSSANEAVRAELSEIDASIRTASVFFVVSAIGWLMIGTVFALMAAFKAHQPDFLGAYEFLTFGRVRSAHLNAMAMGWGSNIIFAVGLWIMARLCRAKIDNKGILFIAGVFWNIGLTVGVFGILRGDITSVEWLEIPQYATPILAVSYALIGVWGVMAFRFRKGDHVYVSQWYILAALFWFPWLYIVAQAMIIWFPARGVVQSLTNWWFAHNVLGLWFTPMALATAYYLIPKVLGRPIYSYYLSVLGFWALAIFYNWAGVHHLIGGPIPAWLISAGVVASVMMVIPVIVVGLNHHMTVVGLHREVWRSPTLRFTVFGAISYTLVSLIGSAMALRSVNEITHFTHFTVGHAHHGVYAFFTMIMFGGVYYMMPRLLKREWPSAGLIKIHFWGCAIGITVMVVALQVGGWIQGVEMNNPEIPFLETVQNTIPWLKARSVSGIFLTVGHIAFAVNFFWMLFAAGAVRAKSGPTLLTKEGGAA
- a CDS encoding FAD-binding domain-containing protein gives rise to the protein MFLPTKSAACNALSKFLPDAGLEYAVQRNYDNGPDTKASVSKLSPWIRIRLLPEWEVVTAVLEQHSPADASKFIDEVCWRTYWKGWLQMRPSVWQNYLNERAALLEDFRSHVGYQRAIEGRTGIECFDSWNQELLDHNYLHNHARMWYASIWIHTLKLPWQLGADWFLRHLLDGDPASNTLSWRWVAGLQTRGKTYLARPDNIRKYTSGRFRVEESLSTEALELDEAPPPKPMSLPDLTHPQDGLKLGLLLTEEDLSAAEWLPEQNTPSSMAKYFPTDHYEALDICPEVVEFRRKALGNSTGAGTFETPRELVEWAKREQLDGIITAEPTIGHWPEILKLLKAELAAENIELFTARHWWDQTLFPHATKGFFRFKKAIPKVLEKLAVQPA
- a CDS encoding cbb3-type cytochrome c oxidase subunit II, producing MKNLPLLFCGIFFALAFSYTGLIVSGNIQLGALEPSTETLVPSDSEVDENGQPLMVMPEGETLYPRKPSGLAEQGKKVYIEMGCMYCHSQQVRRRGFGADIDRGWGPRATVARDYVLQDRVLLGTIRTGPDLAHLGGRYAGEAGRDWNHLHLYNPQIVSEGSTMPPFAFLYKKQEIVNKPSEKALDFPPDSEYAPEPGYEIVPTRRAEALVEYLLSLKIDYSLPEAVIPE